The window tttgtgtaATATTTAAAGCATTCCGAGttctattaataaattttgataaattttttttctggaACAAAACCAAGCGGTATatgaagttgaatttttttactttagtCCAAGTCTAGCATGGATTTTTCTGAGAGGCAGCTCATATTTTCCTGTATCAAATAACAATGCTTATTTAGCCCCCAGAAGTAATGCTGTGTAACCAAGAGTATGCCAATACTTCATTTGAGTATTTGACTCTGAAAACATACTTGATATTGTTGGATTCTTTTTGGTTCATTACCAACGCAACCTTTATGGTTCTAAAGGAGAGCACATACGTGGAAAACCAGTGTGGTGTGAAGGATGATTCCATTTCTGCATCTGTACTTTCTCTTTTACAGTTTCCTGTAACAACAGCACATCAGTAGTTATAGAATATCTTCTGGAACTATTGCAGATATGTAGTTGCAATTTGCAGTCTCCTATACACCAAGAAACAATATGAATATCTTTAAATAGCTAGCTGCAACAGTATGGCTTTCAGTTATTACTTAATTTGACTATACATTTAGTCTATTTTGCTGGCCGACCTGCCATAAGATGTTTGgttttgacttttatttaaagtagaaggaaaaaaataataacttttggCCGTTAATGTGGTGTGGACTTGTAGATACGCTTACATGGAGGAGATGGATGGGGACTCTGACGAGGAGGGTATTGCATTGACCAGCAATGGTGGGGACATGGCAATGAAACTGGAAAGGCAGGCAATTGGAGATGATCTTGAGGAGGATAAGCGCGAATAGATGATATCACAATGTATAATATACCAAAATCCCtattgaagcttgatttgTACACCCAGGAAATATCTGTAAATCTTGCATTACAATCAGAGTTGTATGTATAGAGAACTTGTGACTGAAGCACTTTGAGAAGGCATGAACATAGATATTGCAGTATTACTGTATTAGTGAAATTTTACGTCTGAACTGTAATGGTCTGACCAGCGCTAATTTAAGCAATGAGCAATGCCATCTCCTTCTAACTCATCTTGAGGTTCTCATGTCTCTTTTGGTGTTATAAGATATTTGTTGAAGCATAGTTATTTAAAGTGCATGCTTCTTTCATCTGCATTTTCAGTTCTTTGCTAGCATTCACCATTGGGCTATGCCGGAAACTATTCAAATCAATAATATTtgtaaaattaatgaaatattactaaattccaataatttctttttactgCGTAAAGACACcctaataataattataaataaattttaaaaaaaaaacccaaaagcaAAATGCTGttagtattatttaaaaaaaaaaaagaattcatgATTATATTATTCACTCCATTCGACTGCTAAAGCAAATCAGGCTTTCTGTGAACATAACTCCTTGTTAACTTTTGCCTTTTGGGATGGGATAAAAATTTTCCACCTATTCGGATTTCCTTCAACACCTTAATTCCCCACCCCCAACATCCCTCATCTCTTCATTATAAAGCTATTCAGTTTCTTTCTCTGTTTTGGTTTTTATGTAGATCTCTTTGTGGGAAGGCTTTGGCAAAGATAACCGCAAGGTTGGTTTCGTTCGAACTCGTTTCTTGAAGTTAAATTTTGGgtgtggattttttttttttgggtatgGATTATAATTGGTATTTGGTGTATGTGGTTTAACAGCTGAAAGAATATGAGTCGTcatcaccaccaccaccaccaccaccacggAGACAGTCCTTACGATGATCCATTCTTGAGGTGCTGTTGCTGCCCATGTTTTATAATGTCTTCCATTTTCAGGGGCCTTGGCAGATGCATATTTGTTGCTTGTTATCCCGTTCTCCACTGCTTTGGATTCGACGATGATTGGGCTCACCGCCATCATCACCGTCACAGGCACTTCCCCTGAATTCATGTTTCTCTATTTTCAGTTTTAAGGTCAATTTTCAATGCCTGTTGAAATTTCCTGCTTCATTAGTAATTCCGAATCTTCCGAAATTTTGGGTCGTTTTTGTTTCATACCAGCATGTTATCTACACTTACAAATTGCTTTGGGAATTTGGCAATAGGTATTAATTCATCAAATGGGTTGATAAGTCTTTACAAATACCAGAAGACTTTTGGCATTCATATGAATTAGAATTACTTGGTAGACCTATGAAATTAATTGGCATGCCTTGTTATGAAATTACATTCCATTGGAATTATGAAGTGGTAAAGCATCAAACCccattttattatatgtatcTGTTGAGAAATATTCCCAAATTGAACGAGAATAGTAGCACTGTAGCAGTGATAATGATGcaataaaaagttgaaaaccCCACCAGTAATCCACTCTCCTCCCCAACAACCCATTTCAAAATGCAATGGAACATTAGAGGATTAGCGGGAAGCCTGCAAAACAGCTAAGGATTAGAGAGTTTGTTGTTGCATCATAAATTTTATCAGTATATTCAGTGTTTAACAAGATGTGAGATGCATGGATCACTACCTCCTCCATGCTTTGGGGGTCATTCACCATGAAAGCTTGCTGAAAAGAGAAAGGCAAGCAAGAACCATGGCCTCCAAAAAGTTGGAAACTTATCACAGTTCTCATGGATTTTTACTACTCACTAGGTTCTGATCCAGAGACCAAGCTTTATATCCCCAAATTAAACATCGGTATTCATTTAACAAGTTAGCAACAACTAAGTCATGTACATTGTAGAATGTAAAAAATCCAAAGTATACTTAGTGTTATcgtattttataaatttcatctcaagactcaaattcaagattttaaattgaaatttcaaatcttAACCATTTAAGTGTTCTTTTAAGTTCATCGAATCACCCTAGTAGCTCTCATACTGACAAAATGTGACACTTTACTATTGTTATTATATGGTTTATTCTCTATTGTTTatagcctttttttttatttattaattgagACCAACCTTTTTTTGGTAGTTGCTTTCTGAGACTAATGAGATAAGCCTTGTACACAAATGTTGCAGATAatgtcttttattattttattttatattttttgcaaAGCAGATATGAATGACCACAAGATGAAAGACAGTGGCTTTTGGCATTTGCTAATAAATAAGATCGTACTCCAAATGTTTATTGCTGGTGGGCTCAAGGACGGCTTTTTTGTCCTCTTTCATTTTGAGGTGTCAATCTCGCTGGTTTGATATGGACCATGGACTATGGACAATGGACGTGTTTtcttaggttttttttttttttaaagttttaggattatttttgttttttaatctATTTAGGCTatcataaatattcatttttttcttagtACCTTTATTTCCAATATATTTTACAAGATAATTAATGCTTGCAATCAAGTATCATATGTCacttaaaaaattagttaaacTCCATGTAATTGATGAGTTAATTCTTTGTTTATggctctttttttaaaatgaaaagaaagtaaaaggcaacaaaaatagaaaataaagcaaattgtcaaaaaaataaataaataaaacgtTAATCAAACAGAACTTTAGcaattcttgattttttttttcaaacttttcttttttgtgtttGCAGAAGTAAAATTAGAAATCGTGTTTGATGtcaagaattaaaaaaaaaaaaaaaagagagcaaAGACcgtaaaattttttaagaattaaaattaaaacaactttaatgGACAacaaaatgaattattttaattttttacataaaataactaatttttgaattgatatattatttaattgtatgctaatttttcacttaaaacatgttcttcctttttttaatttactgtctatatttgttttttgaaatgttACTTTCTATACTTTCTTGAGAAAGCAAAAAGTACGtagtaagagtaaaataactttcaaaaaaataattaccaAGAACCTACTATATGTAGCCTTATTAATATTTGTGATACTAGCATAAACCATAAATGTATGACGAATTaagtttgttttttaattttggcttTTTATAAAATAGTGAATATGTTAAGAGGATAAGAGTTCATAAACAATTAATGTTAATTATTCATTATATCTCCTTGATTCAACTAAATTATACATCTTAGCTTATCCTACTTCTCCTCGAAAGCATCCAAAAATAAGGTCGATTATGTCATTGTAgtatgatttaattaaattttatcaattttattaatataggtgacaaaatttgtcaatttcattgtttttataattattcgtaaaattaaaagtataatgataaaatttaataaaattgaaataaagtgataaaattcaatattaattcataatataataaaaaattgattttattttttaaaatattgatattatcTATAAGATTTAAATTCCCCGTCCACTCTTAAATTGCATCATAGgcagaaaggaaaaaaaatattttattttttatttttgccagagaaataaaaatgaagtgTGTGTAGGCCTTTTATTTGGGCAGTGCGACGGCGACGCGACGAGTGGGACCATCTCCAATTAACCATGACGTGCTAAAGCCAATCAGGAAAAAGAACACGTGTATTGCATGAAACCTATAccatttataatttataattacaaTAAAAGTAGGatagatttataatttacGATTTATCCCAAAAAGTATCTCTTCATTTATACACTTGTTATGTaagcaaaattaaaattaaaaaataaattgcatgTATGAgtttagaaaattaaccgcatatctatttaatattatgggaaaactaatttaattattaaataaataaatgataaattaataatttgtgtgagtaaaataataataaaataatttaaaaaattagaaatggAAAAAGTTACTAACTTACGAGGAGAATTCTTACGCCTTAATCAAAGGCGGTGTAGAATAGATCTCCCACTTCAAGTAGTATTACTTAAACAATACGGGTCCTGAACTAAATACTAGTTGCTGCTTCTGTTTGTACTGTGCGATATTATATGTAGCGCAATCTTTTTCTCAAACATTGGATTGATCAATTTATACTTTGAAAAAAGCTTACAATTCcaattctttgttttgttgtttttctCCTCGTCATCTTTCTTTCTCTGCAATCGCAGGCGgcaaaaaggaaaggaaaattcAACTTAAGGCCCAGGAAGGGATTGGAAAAATTTTAACCGGCGAAAAAGGTTACTTTTATGCTAAgttattgatttaaaatattccCCATCTTGAGTAatcagaaaatattttttcctcATTCTGTGTTGAGGAAGGATGAGAGAAAACTTTGGGTTTTTAATTTGTGTGTGGATTTTGTTATGGGGGAATTGCTTGGGGAGGTTTGTGGTGGAGAAGAACAGCTTGAAAGTGACGTCCCCAGAGTCAATCAAGGGAGTTTATGAATGCGCAATTGGGAATTTTGGGGTTCCTCAGTATGGCGGAACCTTGGTCGGTACTGTTGTCTATCCTAAAGCAAATCAAGGCGCATGCAAGATCTTTGATGATTTTGACATCTCCTTCAAATCAAAGCCTGGTGGACTCCCCACTTTTCTCCTTGTTGATCGTGGAGGTCAGcgcctttttctttccttttttttctggttttcatgatgaaataTTTATTATCATCGTTGATGATCCAGTTCTTTTTACATCATGCTCAACAACTGTTTTGGAagtaaaatgatttaattatgatttttttctactttctatttATGTAAACATGATATCataattcaattaagttttcCCTTGTGTTTTGGGGCTGACAAGTTGGTTTTCTGTTTTAGTATGAGTTTTACGGTATTTAAAAGTCTTAAATATGCTGGCAGTTGGCACTTGTTAAGTTTAGTATTGCCTACTTTGCTGATTAAAGTTGTAGTCCTAGGTATTTGAGTTATTCCTTGGTTTTAGTTATCCTGTTCTCAACTTGCTTTAAATGCAACTGCTTATCATCTTCACTTTTGCTGTTATGGCAGATTGTTTCTTCACCATGAAGGCTTGGAATGCTCAGAAAGCTGGAGCTGCTGCTATTCTTGTTGCTGATAACAAGGATGAGCCGCTGATTACCATGGATACCCCTGAAGAAGAGGATGCTAGTGCTGAATACGTGCTGAATATCACCATTCCATCAGCCCTCGTTAGTAAATCATTAGGGGACAGTATCAAGAAGGCCCTAAGTCTGGGGGAAATGGTTAATATGAATCTTGACTGGACTGAGTCTCTTCCGCATCCTGATGAGCGGGttgagtatgagttttggacAAATAGCAACGATGAGTGTGGACCAAAGTGTGACAGCCAGATAGAATTTGTCAAGAACTTCAAAGGAGCTGCTCAAATACTTGAGCAGAAAGGGTACACTCAGTTCACCCCACACTATATAACGTGGTATTGCCCTGAAGCTTTTATTTTGAGCAAACAGTGCAAGTCACAGTGTATCAATCACGGGAGGTACTGTGCTCCGGATCCTGAGCAAGACTTTAGCAAAGGATATGATGGTAAAGATGTCGTGGTTCAAAATCTTCGCCAAGCTTGCCTTTTCAAAGTTGCTAATGAAAGTGGAAAGCCATGGCTTTGGTGGGATTATGTTACAGACTTTGCTATTCGCTGCCCAATGAAAGACGAGAAGTACACCAAAGAGTGTGCAGATCAAGTTATCCGGTCTCTTGGTAGGTTAATCCTTTATATATTGCTGCTTTACCCATGTGCTATATTATGTAAGATTGCAGTCTTaaaatgggtcacacacaatatTGCTGCTGCTTTACTGCTAATAAGTGtcacattttaattgattttttttctttaaaaatggaGCATACGACCACTAAATTGGTCCCCGTCTGTTTGGGGTAAACACTAAGTAATTTATTCTTCCAGCTTACTCCCTAGTTTATTAAAGGTTTCCTCTTTCTGCGCATTCTCTCCTGTATGTTTGGGGTAAACTATAAGTAATTTGTTCTTCCTGTTTACTCCCTAGTATATACAAGAGGTTTCCTCTTTCTGAACATTCTCTCCTGTATGTTTACTAAAGTCAGagaaattatataatttgttttagaCTAAGGCGTTTATATACATTTACATGTGCACCTGCGTGTCTGTTTTCTATGTATATGCCTATAACTCTGCTATTTTATTGGGATCTTGAAAAGCAAAAGTATTCTTATTTGCAGCTGGAAATGTTGATTACTTAAGTCATCTGTTAAGTATAGATGAAAAGCAAGCTTATATCTTTAGATCTGAAGAGTGTACCTATTTTTGGTATATTTATCTTTATTCTCTGCTTTATAGGAGTTGATCTCGCTAAAATAGACAAATGTATTGGAGACACTGAGGCTGATGTGGACAACCCAGTTCTTAAAGCTGAACAAGACACACAGGTCTGGCTACTCTAAAACTTTattggttaaaaaaaatacatgagGCCCATCTTTGTCATACCTTGTCATTAAGGTTCTCATTTGTTTTGTAATTCTGGTTTCAGATTGGCAAAGGCTCCCGTGGAGATGTGACTATACTGCCAACTCTTGTTATAAATAACAGACAGTATAGAGGTTTAAATCAGAATTTGCTGTCATTGCCAATAATCTGATTGCATGAATCACCTTTTGTAACCCAAACCTTTTTTACTGGATTCAGGGAAGTTGGACAGAGCAGCTGTTCTCAAGGCAATTTGTGCAGGTTTTCAAGAGACCACAGAGCCAGCAATTTGTTTAAGTGAAGGTTATCATCTATTGCACTCAATTTACAAGCATTTTTTTCTTGTGCTCTTCTTTAAAACGTATAATTTCTGGTATTCACCAACTTATCACATAGTCAGCAGAGCCCAAGCTctcctttatttattaatgCACCAAATGAAAGAGTTACTTAAGTGTTGTTGGGTGGGTAAAATGATTACAGAAACTCTGTCCTTTAGTAGCAGCAGACCCTTTCTCACATATCTTTTCAGTGTTTCTGATGAGCTTCAGTAAAGTAATAGTTATCTCTCACAAAGTTTTTTCCATGCTATTTTATGTAGATACCgattttaatttgtatttgTGGTAGAGATTACTATAGAGatattcattattttgttggaaattgtCCTTGGCAGATATAGAAACTAATGAGTGCTTAGAAAACAATGGTGGGTGCTGGTGGGACAAGAATGCTAACATTACTGCATGCAGGGTATGTCACTTACATTGTAGATTAACTCtatgttcaatttaattttctgCTGATGCACTTTTGTACTTGTAGGATACCTTCCGGGGAAGAGTGTGTGAATGCCCAATAGTTAACGGTGTAAAGTTTTCCGGGGATGGTTACACACATTGTGAAGGTAAATGTTTTTCCTTAGGAAGACGTCCCAGTGTGAAATTGTTGATGGAAATGAATGGTGGTTACACTTAAGGGTTGTAATCAACACTACAACAGAAAGTTGCATTTTATCTTTACAATTCATTATGCTTAGTTCCTATGCTCTAATATCTGCTTTTCTGATTAACAGCTTCTGGGGCTTTGCATTGTGAAATCAACAATGGAGGATGCTGGAGGAAAACACAAGATGGGAGGACATACTCAGCTTGTGTTGTGAGTGTCTCTCGATGTCTGTTTGTctctttcattctctctctctctcatttttcctgtttcttatttttttattttttaatggatTGTTCAGGATGATCATTCACACGGTTGCAAGTGCCCACCTGGATTCAAGGGTGATGGAGTCAACAGCTGCGAAGGTACTAGGATATCTATACCTGGTTCTTCATTTAATATCATAAAGCGTCATGCTTAACACTGGAAATAGACAGCTTAttgagcattttttttttctgcttttAGTGTATGAGTTCAGTTAATATTACGCATGGTGTTTCTCCACTAAATCTGTGAAATTATGATTCATATCTGCTATTTCTACTTTTAGATTTGTGTCTACAACACATCATAAAAGtatcttatttaaattttatatgtattGTACTTTCAGAATTATAAGATGCATACTTGGTCTTTAGCCTGTGAAGAAGGATTTCTTCAGTGAAAGATATTTCTAGGAGCAGAAAACTAGGGTCACTAGCATTCTATGGCACAATTTGATGCAATGTTTTAGTTTCAAGGTTTGTTTTAGGGGTCTAAAGTGCTTTGATAGTAGTATGGTGAAATCTTGAATCATTTCTAGAGGTTTCTGATTTAGGAAGCACTACTGGTAAAAGTTGGAGTCTTGGTGCTTTGTATATGAAAAGGATGAGTGGAGGTTTTTaaaactgaataaaatatgGATGCTGTATAAACTATCTTGTAATAATCTCTTTTGGGCAACacttttaatcaaaaaatgcTTCATAATTACAGCTGCATCAAAGAAGTTTTAAGATTTATACTCAATTTTATCTCTGTTGGTGAATCATTCCTCACGTTTGGCTGTCTTCCAGATGTCGATGAGTGCAAGGAGAAGCTGGCCTGCCAATGTCCTGAGTGCAAATGCAAAAATACCTGGGGCAGTTATGAGTGCAGCTGTAGTGGTGGTTCATTGTACATGCGAGAGCATGACACATGCATTGGTGAGTATTTTTGGGGCCTGCTTTGATAATTAAATAGACAGCATTTTATGCCCTCTAAGTCTTCGTAGAATGATCTCAGTTGTCTATAAAATCTTCTCTACAGTGTGTTCCCTCATCTTGAACTGTGGTAGAAAATGCTGGTACTATATCAGATTAAGCTAATTATCCACtaaatttgcttgattttggaGTTCGGCAAATTGTGTTTAGTGATATTTAGAATCTCAAGACTCCTATAATGCAATATTTATTCACTACAGCTAATGTTTTTTATTGCTTGCAAAATATACAGGTAAGGAGGCTAGCACAAAGGTAAGCTGGGGCTATGTTTGGGCAATAATTTTTGGCCTGGTTGCTGCTGGTGCTGCAGGATATGCCTTTTACAAATACAGAATCCGGGTAAGATTGTTGTTATACTAATATATTAGGTGATCCTATGTAGTGTCAATAGGTTAGGTCACACTAGAATTAATTGAGGTATACATGATAGGAGGCATCACATGGTTGTGAGATGCATgggttgatgatgatgtgagCCGACCTTTATAGCCTTAATagttcaaatcaaatcaaaccaACTCAAATTGATTGCTTCAGATTTTAGGTTGATCGAATAGTGCACAATTGCAGTTAGAACCCACCAAAAAGACAAATAAAGAGAAGATTGAATATATTTACTAGTGAATTGAGTaggttaaatatttttaagggAGAGTCAAGTAGGGGGAAA is drawn from Theobroma cacao cultivar B97-61/B2 chromosome 4, Criollo_cocoa_genome_V2, whole genome shotgun sequence and contains these coding sequences:
- the LOC18602211 gene encoding vacuolar-sorting receptor 1, yielding MRENFGFLICVWILLWGNCLGRFVVEKNSLKVTSPESIKGVYECAIGNFGVPQYGGTLVGTVVYPKANQGACKIFDDFDISFKSKPGGLPTFLLVDRGDCFFTMKAWNAQKAGAAAILVADNKDEPLITMDTPEEEDASAEYVLNITIPSALVSKSLGDSIKKALSLGEMVNMNLDWTESLPHPDERVEYEFWTNSNDECGPKCDSQIEFVKNFKGAAQILEQKGYTQFTPHYITWYCPEAFILSKQCKSQCINHGRYCAPDPEQDFSKGYDGKDVVVQNLRQACLFKVANESGKPWLWWDYVTDFAIRCPMKDEKYTKECADQVIRSLGVDLAKIDKCIGDTEADVDNPVLKAEQDTQIGKGSRGDVTILPTLVINNRQYRGKLDRAAVLKAICAGFQETTEPAICLSEDIETNECLENNGGCWWDKNANITACRDTFRGRVCECPIVNGVKFSGDGYTHCEASGALHCEINNGGCWRKTQDGRTYSACVDDHSHGCKCPPGFKGDGVNSCEDVDECKEKLACQCPECKCKNTWGSYECSCSGGSLYMREHDTCIGKEASTKVSWGYVWAIIFGLVAAGAAGYAFYKYRIRRYMDSEIRAIMAQYMPLDNQPNNVHHPDI